Proteins encoded by one window of Pseudomonas sp. PSKL.D1:
- a CDS encoding efflux RND transporter periplasmic adaptor subunit codes for MPTLFQSLMFTRSPLARALLLSTGLIVLGGCGEGKGPTAQMPLQEVVVHPVTSTPQALSTTLPGRATAHLIAEIRPQVGGIIQKRLFNEGDTVKAGQALYQIDPQSYQATLAQAEATVSSARATLKAAELKAKRDAQLVKIDAISAEDNESAQASLLEARASLQSAEASRRTAQINLGYTRINAPIDGRTATSSVTPGALVTAEQTTALTTVQQLDPIYVDFTQPSSTLLRLKRELAEGKLAPSDQKDATRISLELEDGSTYAHAGTLTFNGVSVDESTGSVTFRAVVPNPEGLLMPGMYLKATLQEGVQPDAILVPQQAVSRDERGGATALVVVDGKVEQRELTLARAVDNQWWISEGLAAGDQVIVQGLQKVRVGQQVQVRDNALTAHNDSQ; via the coding sequence ATGCCGACCCTATTTCAATCCCTGATGTTCACCCGCTCGCCGTTGGCGCGCGCCCTGCTGCTCAGTACCGGCCTGATCGTGCTCGGTGGCTGCGGCGAAGGCAAAGGCCCAACCGCGCAAATGCCACTTCAGGAAGTGGTAGTCCACCCGGTAACCAGCACGCCCCAGGCGCTCAGCACCACGCTGCCCGGGCGCGCCACGGCACACCTGATCGCCGAAATCCGCCCGCAGGTTGGCGGCATCATTCAAAAGCGCCTGTTCAACGAAGGCGATACGGTCAAGGCCGGCCAGGCGCTGTATCAGATCGACCCGCAGTCCTACCAGGCCACGCTGGCCCAGGCCGAGGCGACGGTCAGCTCTGCCCGCGCCACGCTCAAGGCGGCGGAACTGAAGGCCAAGCGCGACGCGCAACTGGTGAAGATCGACGCCATCAGCGCCGAAGACAACGAGAGCGCCCAGGCCTCGCTGCTGGAAGCACGCGCCAGTTTACAGTCGGCCGAAGCCTCCCGGCGCACGGCGCAGATCAACCTCGGCTACACCCGCATCAACGCCCCCATTGATGGCCGCACGGCAACGTCATCGGTCACGCCGGGCGCGCTGGTGACCGCAGAGCAGACCACGGCCCTGACCACCGTGCAGCAACTGGACCCGATCTACGTCGACTTCACCCAGCCCAGCAGCACGTTGCTGCGCCTCAAGCGCGAGCTGGCCGAAGGCAAGCTGGCACCCAGCGACCAGAAAGACGCCACACGCATCAGCCTGGAGCTGGAAGACGGCAGCACCTACGCCCACGCCGGCACCCTCACCTTCAACGGCGTGAGCGTGGACGAAAGCACCGGCAGCGTGACCTTCCGTGCCGTGGTACCCAACCCGGAAGGCCTGCTGATGCCCGGCATGTACCTGAAGGCAACCTTGCAGGAGGGCGTGCAGCCCGATGCCATCCTGGTGCCGCAACAGGCCGTGAGCCGTGATGAACGCGGCGGTGCAACAGCACTGGTGGTGGTCGACGGCAAGGTCGAGCAACGCGAACTGACCCTGGCCCGCGCCGTGGACAACCAATGGTGGATCAGCGAAGGCCTGGCCGCCGGTGATCAGGTGATCGTCCAGGGCCTGCAGAAGGTCCGCGTCGGCCAGCAGGTGCAGGTGCGTGACAACGCCCTCACTGCCCATAACGACAGCCAGTGA
- a CDS encoding ATP-binding protein: MKISLSTKFFCAMLAVCAFAVLGMVFAAYLSLKYGFLGYLNQQAEERMDRIVPRVEQAYARHGSWDFIRTDKDNWFELLRPDEAQPDKVFDPSLLTVSDLTGAFVRFALLDAQRQPIIGYQAAASDMLLRPIHHQGQVVGWMALAPLQSVTSVGDRRFQLNQLRSSLLIGLACLLATAVIAWWLSRALLRPVREVAGATHRLAAGDYAIQLPVRSADEAGQLAGDFNRMAATLASNERLRRDFMADISHELRTPLAVMRAELEAMEDGIRPLDGNALRSLQGEVGALSKLVDDLFELSLAEVGGPTYRRERIDLRVLLPVVADAFGASFAERGLALRVELPEQPLWVMGDESRLGQLLHNLLENSRRYTDSGGYTVLRAFQQGDQVLVQCEDTAPGVDSASLARLFERFYRAERSRNRASGGTGLGLAICRGIAEVHGGKLSAQASAMGGLLLELALPVAGEQP; this comes from the coding sequence ATGAAAATAAGCCTGTCCACCAAATTCTTCTGCGCCATGCTCGCGGTCTGTGCATTCGCCGTGCTGGGCATGGTGTTTGCCGCGTACCTGAGCCTGAAGTACGGCTTTCTCGGCTACCTCAATCAGCAGGCAGAAGAGCGCATGGACCGCATCGTGCCACGGGTCGAGCAGGCCTACGCCCGGCATGGCAGCTGGGACTTCATCCGCACCGACAAGGACAACTGGTTCGAGCTGCTTCGCCCTGACGAGGCCCAGCCCGACAAAGTCTTCGACCCCAGCCTGCTGACCGTCTCGGACCTGACCGGCGCCTTCGTGCGCTTTGCCCTGCTGGACGCTCAGCGCCAGCCCATCATCGGCTATCAGGCGGCGGCCAGCGACATGCTGTTGCGCCCCATCCACCATCAAGGCCAGGTGGTCGGCTGGATGGCACTGGCGCCGCTGCAGTCGGTCACCAGTGTGGGTGACCGGCGCTTCCAGCTCAACCAACTGCGCTCCAGCCTGCTGATCGGCCTGGCCTGCCTGCTGGCCACGGCGGTGATTGCCTGGTGGTTGAGCCGCGCGTTGTTGCGCCCGGTGCGCGAAGTGGCCGGCGCCACCCACCGCTTGGCGGCGGGCGATTACGCCATTCAACTGCCGGTACGTTCGGCCGATGAAGCCGGGCAACTGGCCGGCGATTTCAACCGCATGGCGGCCACCCTGGCCAGCAACGAGCGCCTGCGCCGCGACTTCATGGCTGACATTTCCCACGAGCTGCGCACACCGCTGGCGGTGATGCGTGCGGAGCTTGAAGCCATGGAGGACGGCATTCGCCCGCTTGACGGCAATGCGCTGCGTTCGCTGCAAGGGGAGGTGGGGGCGTTGAGCAAGCTGGTGGATGACCTGTTCGAATTGTCCTTGGCGGAAGTCGGCGGCCCCACGTACCGACGTGAACGCATCGACCTGCGGGTATTGCTGCCGGTGGTGGCCGACGCGTTCGGCGCCAGCTTCGCCGAGCGTGGCCTGGCCCTGCGCGTCGAACTGCCCGAGCAGCCCTTGTGGGTGATGGGCGACGAGTCGCGCCTGGGCCAGTTGCTGCACAACCTGCTGGAGAACAGCCGCCGCTACACCGATTCAGGCGGGTACACGGTGTTGCGGGCTTTCCAGCAAGGTGACCAGGTGTTGGTACAGTGTGAGGACACCGCGCCGGGCGTGGACAGCGCCTCGCTGGCACGTTTGTTCGAGCGCTTTTATCGTGCCGAACGTTCGCGTAACCGGGCCAGTGGCGGTACCGGGTTGGGCCTGGCAATTTGCCGGGGCATTGCCGAAGTGCATGGTGGCAAGCTTTCGGCCCAGGCGTCGGCCATGGGCGGGTTGTTGCTGGAATTGGCGTTGCCCGTTGCAGGAGAGCAGCCATGA
- a CDS encoding response regulator, translating into MKRILLVEDEPKLAALVGDYLRVGGYTVDHLDEGLAVIPAIRQQPYDLLLLDLMLPGRDGLDICRELRGFSAMPLIMMTARVDEIDRLLGLELGADDYICKPFSPRELVARVKAVLRRSGAQAPSLGLELDASTFQARYRGVAMDLTPVEFRMLAALAARPGQVLSRDQLMNHIYQDHRVVADRTVDSHVKNLRRKLTAITPGHDPVRSVYGVGYSLEFE; encoded by the coding sequence ATGAAGCGGATTTTGTTGGTGGAAGACGAGCCCAAGCTGGCGGCACTGGTGGGTGATTACCTGCGTGTGGGTGGCTACACGGTCGATCACCTGGACGAAGGGCTGGCGGTGATTCCAGCGATTCGCCAGCAGCCCTATGACCTGTTGTTGCTCGACCTGATGCTGCCCGGCCGCGACGGCCTGGACATCTGCCGGGAACTGCGTGGTTTCAGCGCCATGCCGCTGATCATGATGACCGCCCGGGTGGATGAGATCGACCGGTTGCTGGGGTTGGAGCTGGGGGCCGACGACTACATCTGCAAACCGTTTTCGCCCCGGGAACTGGTGGCGCGGGTCAAGGCCGTGCTGCGCCGCAGCGGGGCGCAGGCGCCAAGCCTGGGCCTGGAGCTGGATGCCAGCACGTTCCAGGCACGTTACCGTGGGGTGGCGATGGACCTGACCCCGGTGGAGTTCCGCATGCTCGCCGCACTGGCGGCCCGGCCTGGCCAGGTGCTGTCGCGGGACCAGTTGATGAACCACATCTACCAGGACCACCGTGTGGTCGCCGACCGCACGGTGGACAGCCATGTGAAGAACTTGCGGCGCAAGCTCACGGCGATCACCCCGGGGCATGACCCGGTGCGGTCGGTGTATGGGGTGGGGTATAGCCTGGAGTTCGAGTGA
- a CDS encoding LysR family transcriptional regulator has translation MDYRQLKAFIAVFEARNITTAARAIHLSQPALSGSIKALEDALGTTLFVRKARGVEVTEDARALYPEAQRMVADATRLVGRFRQERVREPLQIGVEQDVGAQVVKQVVMAASALQPTLRLQLVSGCAGVARLASEELRCEDELFLPLHNDAFVVALPLDAQPSDWVTCPGHVSHQRLLPFYGSDAPAGEAETFALALALVDAGVGRAIVPQSLAQQHPGVEVQALPQLDLRRRIGLCYSAQALEIEGVRQLRARLAQPV, from the coding sequence ATGGACTATCGGCAGCTCAAGGCATTCATTGCCGTGTTCGAGGCACGCAACATCACCACCGCGGCCCGCGCAATCCACCTCAGCCAGCCGGCCCTGTCGGGCAGCATCAAGGCACTGGAAGACGCACTGGGCACCACGCTGTTCGTGCGCAAGGCCCGTGGCGTGGAAGTGACCGAAGATGCCCGGGCGCTCTACCCCGAGGCGCAACGGATGGTCGCCGATGCTACGCGCCTGGTCGGCCGCTTTCGGCAGGAACGTGTGCGTGAACCCCTGCAGATTGGTGTGGAGCAGGACGTCGGCGCGCAGGTGGTCAAGCAGGTGGTGATGGCCGCAAGCGCACTGCAGCCGACGTTGCGCTTGCAGCTGGTGAGCGGTTGCGCGGGCGTGGCCAGGCTGGCCAGCGAAGAACTGCGCTGTGAAGACGAACTGTTTTTGCCACTGCACAACGACGCGTTTGTCGTTGCCCTGCCCCTCGACGCTCAGCCCAGCGACTGGGTGACCTGCCCGGGGCATGTCAGCCACCAGCGGTTGTTGCCGTTCTACGGCAGCGATGCGCCGGCGGGTGAAGCCGAAACCTTCGCCCTGGCGCTGGCATTGGTTGACGCGGGCGTGGGCAGGGCGATCGTTCCGCAATCACTTGCACAACAGCATCCCGGCGTGGAGGTGCAGGCGTTGCCGCAGTTGGACCTGCGTCGGCGGATTGGCTTGTGTTACAGCGCGCAGGCGCTTGAGATTGAAGGGGTCAGGCAACTGCGCGCCAGGCTTGCGCAGCCTGTGTAG
- a CDS encoding SDR family oxidoreductase, protein MTTTHKPLVVITGASSGIGLATARLLSERGHALLLISRRLEPMLQLGLPNSLALSVDITDRQALVAAVAQAEKKFGPVDAIINNAGVMLLGSITSQDPNEWDRMLDVNVRGLLNGIFAVTQGMVARQHGTIINVSSVAGRKAFPNHVAYVGTKFAVTGLSENLREELSPSNVRVITIEPGAVDTELLSHTTDDAIKAGYNDWKQEMGGVLSAETIAEAIGFAYGQPQSVCVREIVVCATRQQP, encoded by the coding sequence ATGACCACTACCCACAAACCCCTCGTCGTCATTACCGGCGCCAGCTCCGGCATTGGCCTGGCCACGGCCAGGCTGCTTTCAGAGCGCGGCCATGCGCTGCTGCTGATTTCGCGTCGTCTGGAGCCCATGCTGCAACTGGGCCTGCCCAACAGCCTGGCACTGTCGGTCGACATCACCGACCGCCAAGCGTTGGTGGCCGCCGTGGCCCAGGCAGAGAAAAAGTTCGGCCCGGTGGATGCGATCATCAACAATGCCGGCGTGATGCTGCTGGGCAGCATTACCAGCCAGGACCCGAACGAGTGGGACCGCATGCTGGACGTCAACGTGCGCGGCCTGCTCAACGGCATCTTCGCCGTGACCCAGGGCATGGTCGCGCGCCAGCACGGCACCATCATCAACGTCAGTTCGGTGGCGGGGCGCAAGGCATTCCCCAACCATGTAGCCTACGTCGGCACCAAGTTCGCCGTCACCGGCCTTTCGGAAAACCTGCGCGAGGAACTGTCGCCGAGCAATGTGCGGGTGATCACCATCGAGCCCGGTGCGGTGGATACCGAACTGCTGAGCCACACCACCGACGATGCCATCAAGGCTGGCTATAACGACTGGAAGCAGGAAATGGGCGGGGTATTGAGCGCCGAGACCATCGCCGAGGCCATTGGCTTTGCTTATGGCCAACCCCAGTCGGTGTGCGTGCGCGAGATCGTGGTGTGCGCTACTCGCCAGCAGCCGTGA
- a CDS encoding GNAT family N-acetyltransferase, which produces MHTLTFRQAGQADAQAITALVNEAYTPYIARIGKPPAPMLEDYGQVIAQSEVYVALQQAQVVGVLVMGRADGDMLLVNVAVLPSCKGQGIGKALLQLCERHARQAGCEAIRLYTHERMTENLAIYRKQGFEETHRAHEHGFARVFMRKVLTAAGE; this is translated from the coding sequence ATGCACACACTTACCTTTCGCCAGGCTGGGCAAGCCGACGCACAAGCCATTACCGCGTTGGTCAACGAGGCCTACACGCCCTACATCGCCCGCATCGGCAAGCCGCCGGCCCCCATGCTCGAAGACTATGGCCAGGTGATCGCCCAGTCCGAAGTGTATGTAGCGTTGCAGCAGGCGCAGGTGGTCGGTGTACTGGTCATGGGCCGGGCCGACGGCGACATGCTGCTGGTCAACGTCGCCGTGCTGCCCAGCTGCAAGGGCCAGGGCATTGGCAAGGCGCTACTGCAACTGTGCGAGCGGCACGCGCGCCAGGCCGGGTGCGAAGCGATACGCCTCTACACCCACGAACGCATGACCGAAAACCTCGCGATCTACCGCAAACAAGGTTTTGAAGAAACCCACCGGGCGCATGAGCACGGCTTTGCGCGGGTGTTCATGCGCAAGGTACTCACGGCTGCTGGCGAGTAG
- a CDS encoding MFS transporter, with protein MSPSAPATHSPAQGLFGLFCLSSYLLSLSYGATFLLAMMLRAHGASEADAGTVISAAMLSTFVAVVFAGHLTDWVGAPRAIAAGAVFLAAACLGFAAVPGLGNALLLFGLLLGFGWGVFYTLGPIVVAMLVEPTRRVKYFALLSGSMMTGIGTGPLLGRLAQGLGYPVEAAFVVAALASLLGGVLFLLMGPRIQQHRNAVAVCKITPSAVGAVLSSKAAFAILMVGLGGAIFGGLSSFQTSFAALRQLDYSLFFIGFMSAAIACRLLIAGFIVKRDPYLMACLLTGLMVLSVLMFMYWVHDAATYVLAAIVLGVGYGLTYSVINGLAANEAPAGQTAQALLLFSLAYFVGVFGFPLLAGKVIVQAGMAALLQLVLLIACVNWLVTVGRLLWRRMQIAAVA; from the coding sequence ATGTCCCCCTCGGCCCCGGCCACTCATTCACCTGCTCAAGGCCTGTTTGGCTTGTTCTGCCTGAGCAGCTACCTGCTGTCCCTTTCCTACGGTGCCACGTTTCTGCTGGCCATGATGCTGCGTGCCCACGGGGCGAGCGAAGCCGATGCCGGTACGGTCATTTCTGCCGCGATGCTCAGCACGTTCGTGGCCGTTGTGTTTGCCGGGCACCTGACCGACTGGGTCGGCGCCCCTCGGGCCATTGCCGCGGGCGCTGTGTTTTTGGCCGCCGCCTGCCTGGGGTTTGCCGCCGTGCCGGGCCTGGGCAATGCCTTGTTGCTGTTTGGCCTGTTGCTGGGTTTTGGCTGGGGCGTGTTCTACACCCTGGGGCCGATCGTGGTGGCGATGCTGGTGGAGCCAACGCGGCGGGTCAAGTACTTCGCCTTGCTGTCGGGCAGCATGATGACCGGTATCGGCACAGGGCCGCTGCTGGGCCGCTTGGCGCAGGGGCTTGGTTACCCGGTGGAGGCGGCCTTTGTCGTGGCGGCCCTGGCCAGCCTGCTCGGCGGCGTACTGTTTTTACTGATGGGGCCGCGTATCCAGCAGCATCGCAATGCCGTTGCGGTGTGCAAAATTACCCCGTCTGCCGTGGGTGCCGTTCTGTCTTCGAAGGCCGCGTTCGCCATCCTCATGGTGGGGTTGGGCGGTGCGATTTTTGGTGGGCTGTCCAGTTTCCAGACCTCGTTCGCCGCGCTGCGGCAACTGGACTACTCGCTGTTCTTCATCGGCTTCATGTCGGCAGCGATTGCCTGCCGGTTGCTGATTGCAGGCTTTATCGTCAAGCGTGACCCGTACCTGATGGCTTGCCTGCTGACAGGGCTGATGGTGCTGTCGGTGCTGATGTTCATGTATTGGGTGCATGACGCGGCCACCTACGTGCTCGCTGCCATTGTACTTGGGGTGGGTTATGGGCTGACTTATTCGGTCATCAACGGGCTGGCAGCCAACGAAGCGCCCGCCGGGCAGACTGCGCAGGCCCTGTTGCTGTTCAGCCTGGCGTACTTCGTGGGCGTGTTTGGCTTCCCGCTGCTGGCGGGCAAGGTGATCGTGCAGGCGGGGATGGCAGCCTTGCTGCAGTTGGTATTGTTGATTGCCTGCGTAAACTGGCTGGTCACCGTGGGCAGGCTGCTTTGGCGCCGCATGCAGATAGCAGCAGTGGCTTGA
- a CDS encoding methyl-accepting chemotaxis protein: MDEVVSRAREQFLAVQAGTQSIRDVVARSASSVQLLDSRMAQIGNITGLISDITSQTNLLALNAAIEAARAGEHGRGFAVVADEVRGLAARTSRAADDIRHMVEGLQGETRQAVNFMEQGVKNVDNSLRLAEDASSENVQLHQAVESMFTIIQQLNQRSLAYGKTIEQVNQSSSDMRQTAAVLQSSAQQVRANAGKLQKLVGQFEVSSDRAAAAPLPA; this comes from the coding sequence ATGGATGAAGTGGTCAGCCGCGCACGTGAGCAATTCCTGGCGGTGCAAGCCGGTACCCAGTCGATTCGTGATGTGGTGGCACGGTCCGCGTCCAGCGTACAGCTGCTGGACAGCCGGATGGCGCAGATCGGCAACATCACCGGGCTGATCAGCGACATCACCAGTCAGACCAACCTGCTGGCCCTGAATGCCGCCATCGAAGCGGCCCGCGCCGGCGAGCATGGCCGTGGCTTCGCGGTGGTGGCCGATGAGGTGCGTGGCCTGGCCGCGCGCACCTCGCGCGCCGCCGATGACATCCGGCATATGGTCGAAGGCCTGCAGGGTGAAACCCGCCAGGCCGTGAATTTCATGGAGCAGGGCGTGAAGAACGTCGACAACAGCCTGCGCCTGGCCGAAGACGCATCGTCGGAGAACGTGCAGTTGCATCAGGCGGTGGAAAGCATGTTCACCATCATCCAGCAACTCAACCAGCGCAGCCTCGCCTATGGCAAGACCATCGAGCAGGTCAACCAGTCCTCCAGCGACATGCGCCAGACTGCCGCCGTGTTGCAAAGCAGCGCGCAGCAGGTGCGCGCCAATGCCGGCAAGTTGCAGAAGCTGGTGGGGCAGTTCGAGGTCAGCAGTGACCGGGCAGCTGCGGCGCCGTTACCGGCTTAG
- a CDS encoding D-2-hydroxyacid dehydrogenase family protein, which produces MRIVIPDDYQHVVKTLDCFSTLANHQVTVFHDPQPASLDTLASRFADADALVLTRERTRVDAALLDRLPNLKLISQTGKVSSHLDLQACTERGVVVTEGRGSPVAPAELAWALILNARRQLVPAIDAFRQGQWQVNLGHAVAGQALGIWGYGKIGQRLARYARAFDMPVLVWGSEASRAAAEADGHRAAASKEAFFAEADIITLNLRLADSTRHIVTFEDLSRMKTDALLVNVSRAELIAPGALLQALDAGRPGFAAVDVYEQEPVLDPAHPLLQHPRVLCTPHLGYVEKNGYELYFGDAFVNVVAFFDGQPQQVANPQALSR; this is translated from the coding sequence ATGCGCATTGTCATCCCCGACGATTACCAGCACGTCGTGAAAACGCTCGACTGCTTCTCGACGCTGGCCAACCACCAGGTCACTGTGTTCCATGACCCACAACCGGCATCGCTCGACACCCTGGCCTCGCGCTTCGCCGACGCCGATGCCCTGGTGCTCACCCGCGAGCGCACCCGTGTCGACGCTGCCCTGCTGGACCGCCTGCCCAATCTCAAACTGATCAGCCAGACCGGCAAGGTGTCGTCGCACCTTGACCTGCAGGCGTGTACCGAACGGGGGGTGGTGGTCACCGAGGGCCGTGGCTCACCGGTAGCACCTGCCGAGCTTGCCTGGGCGCTGATACTCAACGCCCGCCGGCAACTGGTGCCCGCCATCGATGCCTTCAGGCAAGGCCAGTGGCAGGTCAACCTGGGCCACGCCGTTGCGGGCCAGGCACTGGGTATCTGGGGCTACGGCAAGATCGGCCAACGCCTGGCGCGCTATGCCCGGGCCTTCGACATGCCGGTACTGGTGTGGGGCAGCGAAGCCAGCCGCGCCGCCGCCGAGGCTGACGGCCATCGTGCGGCCGCATCTAAAGAGGCGTTTTTTGCCGAGGCCGATATCATCACCCTGAACTTGCGCCTGGCCGACAGCACGCGCCACATCGTCACCTTCGAAGACCTGAGCCGCATGAAAACCGACGCCCTGCTGGTGAATGTCAGCCGCGCCGAACTGATTGCACCGGGCGCCTTGCTCCAAGCGCTGGATGCGGGGCGGCCCGGGTTTGCAGCAGTGGATGTGTACGAGCAGGAGCCCGTGCTGGACCCTGCCCACCCCCTGCTGCAGCACCCGCGCGTGCTGTGCACCCCGCACTTGGGCTACGTGGAGAAAAACGGCTACGAGCTGTACTTTGGCGACGCGTTCGTGAACGTGGTGGCGTTTTTCGACGGCCAGCCGCAACAGGTCGCGAACCCGCAGGCGCTAAGCCGGTAA
- a CDS encoding HvfA family oxazolone/thioamide-modified RiPP metallophore, translating into MTQFPSKTRLGLLGLALVGGINLTTSAFAVEALPQGYQLAAAEKAGEGKCGEGKCGASGAKAKATQAEGKCGEGKCGASAKAGQAEGKCGEGKCGDASFARTDADHDGRVSRAELLAVAPGANAEFDAIDANHDGYLSEAEVYQFRKNQFDSNGKPFPTDLYSKLSQARN; encoded by the coding sequence ATGACCCAGTTCCCCAGCAAAACCCGCCTCGGCCTGCTCGGCCTCGCGCTGGTCGGTGGCATCAACCTGACGACCTCGGCCTTTGCCGTTGAAGCGCTGCCCCAGGGCTACCAGCTCGCTGCCGCCGAAAAGGCCGGGGAGGGCAAGTGTGGTGAAGGCAAATGTGGCGCCAGTGGTGCCAAGGCCAAAGCTACCCAGGCCGAAGGCAAGTGTGGCGAGGGCAAGTGCGGTGCCAGCGCAAAAGCGGGCCAGGCCGAGGGCAAATGCGGTGAAGGCAAGTGTGGCGATGCCTCGTTTGCCCGCACCGACGCCGACCATGACGGGCGCGTTTCGCGTGCTGAGCTGCTGGCCGTGGCCCCGGGCGCCAACGCCGAGTTCGATGCCATCGATGCCAACCACGACGGCTACCTGTCCGAAGCCGAGGTGTACCAATTCCGCAAAAACCAGTTCGACAGCAACGGCAAGCCATTCCCCACCGACCTGTACAGCAAGCTGAGCCAGGCCCGGAACTAA
- a CDS encoding HvfB family MNIO-type RiPP peptide maturase, which translates to MNTSVPLHGAGLGLRRAMLPDLLTMAPTAVDFLECAPDNWIGVGGSYGEGLAALAERFPLACHGLSLSLGGPKALDHAFLRQIRAFLDRFNVPLFSEHLSYCGDDGHLYDLIPMPFTDEAVRHVARRIGEVQHALGRRIAVENISYYAAPYQAMSEIDFLQAVLDEADCDLLLDINNIVVNACNHRYDAEDFLARVPAKRVVCLHVAGHYDEAPDLKIDTHGASVKADVWSLLASAYQHLGPVPTLLERDFNLPPLGELLAEVDYIRTLQNTGQGRAVRHG; encoded by the coding sequence GTGAACACTTCTGTTCCCCTGCATGGCGCTGGCCTTGGTCTGCGGCGCGCGATGCTGCCCGATTTGCTGACCATGGCGCCCACGGCCGTGGACTTTCTGGAGTGTGCCCCGGACAACTGGATCGGCGTGGGTGGCTCCTACGGCGAAGGCCTGGCCGCACTCGCCGAGCGCTTCCCGCTGGCCTGCCATGGCCTGTCGCTTTCGCTGGGTGGGCCCAAGGCGCTGGATCACGCGTTCCTGCGCCAGATCCGCGCCTTTCTGGACCGCTTCAACGTGCCGCTGTTCAGCGAACACCTGAGTTACTGCGGCGATGATGGCCACCTGTACGACCTGATTCCCATGCCCTTCACCGACGAGGCCGTGCGCCACGTCGCCCGGCGCATCGGCGAAGTGCAGCACGCCCTGGGCCGGCGTATTGCCGTGGAGAACATTTCCTACTACGCCGCGCCCTATCAGGCGATGAGCGAAATCGACTTTCTGCAGGCCGTGCTGGACGAGGCCGACTGCGACCTGCTGCTGGACATCAACAACATCGTGGTCAATGCCTGCAACCACCGTTACGACGCGGAGGACTTCCTCGCCAGGGTGCCGGCGAAGCGTGTGGTGTGCCTGCACGTTGCGGGGCATTACGACGAGGCCCCGGACCTGAAGATCGACACCCATGGCGCCAGCGTCAAGGCGGACGTATGGAGCCTGCTGGCCAGCGCCTACCAGCATCTGGGGCCGGTGCCGACCCTGCTGGAGCGAGACTTCAACCTGCCGCCACTGGGCGAATTGCTGGCTGAGGTCGACTACATCCGCACCCTGCAGAACACCGGGCAGGGCAGGGCGGTGCGCCATGGCTGA
- a CDS encoding HvfC family RiPP maturation protein — MADTLLEQQLTMARHIRAPQTHQPPPGIEARRLAVYRQLFFGNMQSLLAGSFPVLHACLSAGEWHALTEHFYAHHRCQTPLFTEVAGEWVEYLSGREDLPGWMAELAHYEWVETVLLLSDQTLPPQGPEGDLLADELRLSGLAMPLAYAWPVSHIGPGNVPAHASGEPTLLLAYRGADLKVHFSRLAPLAYALLVSLQQQGLSGREHLEALAERMGIEYGQLGRDALAMLEGLHAQGLITVNRACD, encoded by the coding sequence ATGGCTGACACCTTGCTGGAACAGCAACTGACCATGGCCCGCCATATCCGCGCCCCGCAAACCCACCAACCGCCCCCCGGCATCGAGGCACGGCGGCTGGCGGTGTACCGGCAGCTGTTTTTCGGCAACATGCAGTCGCTGCTGGCCGGGAGTTTTCCGGTGTTGCACGCCTGCCTGAGCGCGGGTGAGTGGCACGCATTGACGGAGCATTTCTATGCCCATCATCGTTGCCAGACCCCGCTGTTTACCGAGGTGGCTGGCGAGTGGGTCGAATACCTGAGCGGCCGGGAAGACTTGCCCGGCTGGATGGCCGAACTGGCCCATTACGAGTGGGTGGAAACGGTGTTGCTGCTCAGTGACCAGACGCTGCCGCCGCAAGGGCCTGAGGGCGACTTGCTGGCGGATGAACTGAGGCTGTCTGGCCTGGCCATGCCGTTGGCCTATGCCTGGCCGGTCAGCCATATTGGCCCGGGTAACGTGCCTGCTCACGCCTCGGGCGAGCCAACGCTGTTGCTGGCGTATCGGGGGGCTGACCTGAAAGTGCATTTTTCACGGTTGGCGCCGTTGGCGTATGCGTTGCTGGTGTCGTTGCAGCAGCAAGGGCTCAGTGGGCGAGAGCACCTTGAGGCATTGGCAGAACGGATGGGTATCGAGTACGGCCAGCTCGGGCGCGACGCACTGGCCATGCTGGAAGGCTTGCACGCTCAGGGTCTCATCACGGTAAACAGGGCGTGTGATTAA